From the Oryzias latipes chromosome 22, ASM223467v1 genome, one window contains:
- the ccdc94 gene encoding coiled-coil domain-containing protein 94, whose translation MSERKVLNKYYPPDFDPAKIPKLKLPKDRQYVVRLMAPFNMRCKTCGEYIYKGKKFNARKETVQNELYMGLPIFRFYIKCTRCLAEITFKTDPENTDYAMEHGATRNFQAEKLIEEEEKRIQQERDDEELNNPMKVLENRTKDSKMEMEVMENLQELKDLNQRQAQVDFEGMIDKYREIEKREKERQKEEDERETKEMLERALVKRLRDSDSDSEKEEESRSRLKKSSSDKPTDILTSDKQPETEGSSASGVKKVKVESWEMSVGTLGGKGSLSSLVVRKKPADSIKKAATDEANAAPTSHTDSKTNVTQNGSSSLSLLGAYSGSDSSDGE comes from the exons ATGTCCGAAAGAAAAGTTCTGAAT AAATACTACCCCCCGGATTTCGATCCAGCCAAAATACCCAAACTCAAACTCCCTAAAGATCGTCAATATGTGGTCCGATTGATGGCTCCCTTCAACAtgag gtgcAAGACATGTGGTGAATACATCTACAAGGGTAAGAAGTTTAATGCACGTAAAGAGACTGTGCAAAATGAGCTGTACATGGGACTGCCAATCTTCCGTTTCTACATCAAGTGCACTCGCTGTCTTGCTGAAATCACATTTAAG ACTGACCCTGAGAACACAGACTACGCCATGGAGCACGGTGCCACACGAAACTTCCAAGCGGAAAAACttattgaagaagaagaaaaaaggatccaACAGGAGAGGGACGATGAGGAGCTGAACAATCCTATGAAG GTGTTGGAGAATCGGACCAAAGATTCCAAGATGGAGATGGAGGTCATGGAGAACCTGCAGGAGCTGAAAGACTTGAATCAAAGACAGGCCCAAGTGGACTTTGAGGGAATGATTGACAAATACAGAGAGattgaaaagagagaaaaggaaaggcaGAAAGAAGAGGACGAGCGTGAGACAAA AGAGATGTTGGAGCGGGCTCTCGTGAAAAGACTCAGAGACTCGGACTCTGATTCagagaaagaagaggaaagCAGAAGCCGTTTGAAGAAGTCCAGTTCAGACAAGCCGACTGACATCCTCACCTCTGACAAACAACCTGAAACTGAG GGATCCTCAGCTTCAGGAGTGAAAAAGGTTAAGGTCGAAAGCTGGGAGATGAGTGTCGGGACTCTGGGAGGCAAAGGGTCACTGAGTTCCCTGGTGGTGCGAAAGAAACCGGCAGACTCCATAAAGAAAGCTGCCACAGATGAGGCAAACGCTGCTCCCACCTCACACACAG ATTCAAAAACGAATGTCACTCAAAATGGATCTTCATCTCTGAGCCTGTTGGGGGCATATTCTGGCAGTGACAGCAGCGATGGAGAATGA
- the LOC101168906 gene encoding microtubule-associated protein 1S — protein sequence MASSREWVREVQEEARRAPTANLDFCPHKYSLLIIIGRTARPRRTEHVSGEIERGIRSWDVDLKSCNLNLYLQEFLSHHTVSFKGSGQKNLRHCTKVLDIQVLISPTQEQACSEVFALLSRESAHKLLILAGLTAEESGDLLFHKGRFSARQLTQILTEQLLDLESSGSSHLHSKISLTFSCPNVGQWKKTLLANPSLQGPITLRINPPEVLPAMESLQGFTSLISSTLCPASSFDLLPPPSSVGFLKLSRPCCYVFPAGCGDCAFFAINGFTVLVDGGSDSQACFWKLVRHLDRVDAVLLTHTGTENLPGVISFLQRKVGEKELTSELKEDSSKKLISPELGVLFFNAPSRLQEEQQCVDDVLKSTQQAALTLQLLNKLDIKPQPMFRPQGVPIKPLTLFQKMGVGQLDLYILSPGKNSPEYETFMHSWPDGAPLKGQNLPLPVLASVTALLVWHPACPHEKVVRVLFPGVTPQEKLLQGLEKLKGLDFLQSPTVTTGDLERLGEDRKKQRTESVDSCKSKEKEGTNKQGKERGVREEGKDALLKEKAKTLNGSGSRDQTTKKETGLKHKASFSEKNSAKKGVDWKKEEKTGSREENNFLRKNQTKKDPVSSKPKNENKTKIKKETTNDSKTGEKRLRKSFGKELNESKKENRNSEMPNNSAKPTAVAKIPESENSELQKEKKVEKKQIGSKMSTPEDMTRDFLQLEEESKLKKAEASNGDRKRSSESEKEKSPKGLNREMCNETAGRSEEEAGALGVMAAEFPQKSKQQPTNEGVEINSQKNLFHEPESSRKQAKVVGFPSPFNKTPKTECIVEQDLTPTEYTLLDGALRNTPPSQSSPENQGPNSHEEQTVEQTSPDSRPNSAGHTPYCLSPDDVWCNRATQLSRLQDRMNDPDVADPVLCQKREEQLPQSPENPTKTKDKHLSFLPLGTFKEGSSDPSPSMATTTTTHSMPAEVSSPQSTEVDESLSMSFEQGASTVSQREGDDSVHHSNGGHLSGLSLPVKKPPRSLGQTPEMGRPPAPNTLLLEGSSHDVDLCLVSPCEFKHFKHPESGAGEASKGSPAPHQHSINNKSKKDNSQSESNAPVCTEDCPSTTADGALDSDEEESCSEASNSPHDLHNSQGLPADPLPAPLRDSPPLPPNPDASMPVPQSDLNVQGKKSKATGTRGKKLQGVIDGPQKLGSGKSRTVSGVTKGNASSARTAPAKASAGSASKPNSSGDVSVYVDLAYIPSGASAPTVTVDFFRCVRSSCYIVSGNSPEREELMRQTLDALLDGKSSWLDAVQVTLIPTFESASMQEWYQHTLDRQRELNVTVLGSNSTVAMQDETFPACKIEF from the exons ATGGCGAGCAGCCGGGAGTGGGTGAGGGAGGTCCAGGAGGAGGCGAGGCGCGCTCCGACCGCAAACCTCGACTTCTGCCCTCACAAATACTCCCTGCTCATCATTATTGGACGCACCGCGCGCCCCAGACGCACGGAACACGTCAGCGGGGAGATCGAACGAG GTATTCGCTCATGGGACGTGGATTTAAAATCCTGTAACTTGAACCTCTACCTGCAAGAGTTCCTCTCCCATCACACGGTATCTTTCAAGGGCTCAg GACAGAAGAATTTGCGACACTGTACAAAAGTTTTGGACATCCAGGTGCTGATCAGTCCGACTCAAGAACAGGCTTGTTCAGAG GTGTTTGCTCTGCTGTCCAGGGAGTCGGCTCATAAGCTGTTGATCTTGGCAGGCCTGACGGCGGAGGAAAGTGGAGATCTACTGTTTCACAAAGGGCGGTTTTCAGCACGTCAACTGACACAAATACTGACAGAGCAG CTGCTGGATCTGGAGAGCTCTGGCTCCTCACATCTGCACTCAAAAATCAGTCTGACCTTCAGCTGTCCAAATGTTGGCCAGTGGAAGAAAACTCTTTTAGCAAACCCATCTCTTCAGGGTCCCATCACGCTCCGCATCAACCCCCCAGAGGTTCTGCCTGCCATGGAGTCTCTCCAGGGATTCACATCCCTCATCTCTAGCACCCTTTGCCCTGCGTCCTCCTTTGACCTGCTGCCGCCTCCCTCCTCTGTGGGGTTCCTAAAGCTGTCCCGCCCCTGTTGTTATGTGTTCCCCGCTGGCTGCGGGGACTGTGCGTTCTTTGCCATTAACGGGTTCACGGTGCTGGTGGACGGGGGGTCAGACTCTCAAGCCTGTTTCTGGAAGCTGGTCCGTCACCTCGACCGAGTGGATGCAGTTTTACTGACTCATACTGGGACAGAAAACCTCCCAGGAGTCATTTCCTTTCTGCAGAGGAAAGTAGGAGAGAAAGAACTGACCTCTGAACTAAAAG AAGACTCTTCTAAAAAGCTCATCTCCCCAGAGCTTGGAGTTCTGTTCTTCAACGCCCCCAGCAGGTTGCAGGAGGAACAGCAAT GTGTGGATGATGTTTTAAAGAGCACACAGCAAGCAGCACTGACCCTGCAGCTGCTAAATAAGTTAGACATCAAACCTCAGCCGATGTTTCGACCACAAGGAGTCCCAATTAAGCCCCTGACACTTTTCCAGAAAATGGGAGTGGGACAGCTTGATTTATACATCCTGAGTCCAGGCAAAAACAGTCCGGAGTACGAGACATTCATGCACAGCTGGCCAGATGGAGCACCTTTGAAAGGCCAGAATCTCCCCCTTCCGGTTCTCGCATCTGTGACCGCTTTGTTAGTGTGGCACCCAGCATGCCCTCATGAGAAAGTGGTGAGGGTGCTATTCCCAGGCGTGACTCCCCAGGAGAAACTGCTGCAGGGCCTAGAGAAGCTTAAGGGGCTAGACTTCCTCCAGTCGCCCACTGTGACCACCGGAGACTTGGAAAGACTGGGAGAGGACAGGAAGAAACAAAGGACAGAAAGTGTGGACAGTTGcaagtcaaaagaaaaagaggggaCAAATAAACAGGGGAAAGAACGAGGAGTTAGAGAAGAGGGAAAGGATGCATTGTTAAAGGAAAAGGCAAAGACATTGAATGGATCTGGCTCAAGAGATCAAACCACTAAAAAGGAGACAGGACTGAAGCATAAAGCATCATTTTCAGAGAAAAACTCTGCAAAGAAAGGAGTAGAttggaaaaaagaggaaaagacaggaagtaGAGAGGAGAACAACTTTCTAAGAAAAAATCAGACGAAAAAGGATCCAGTTTCATCCAAACcaaagaatgaaaataaaacaaaaattaagaagGAAACAacaaatgactccaaaacaggagaaaagagGTTAAGAAAATCATTCGGAAAGGAATTAAACgagagcaaaaaagaaaatcgaaACTCTGAGATGccaaataactcagcaaaacccACCGCTGTGGCTAAAATTCCAGAGTCTGAGaacagtgagctgcagaaagaaaaaaaagttgagaaaaagCAAATTGGCTCCAAAATGTCGACACCTGAAGATATGACACGCGATTTTCTCCAGCTTGAGGAGGAGAGTAAACTTAAGAAGGCTGAAGCTTCAAATGGTGACAGAAAGAGAAGCAGTGagtcagaaaaggaaaagagcCCCAAAGGCTTGAACAGAGAAATGTGCAATGAAACGGCTGGAAGATCGGAAGAGGAAGCAGGTGCTTTAGGGGTGATGGCTGCAGAGTTTCCACAAAAGAgtaaacaacaaccaacaaatGAAGGGGTGGAAATAAACtcccagaaaaacctttttcatgAGCCTGAAAGTTCCAGAAAACAAGCTAAAGTTGTTGGATTTCCTTCTCCTTTTAATAAAACGCCAAAAACAGAGTGTATAGTTGAGCAAGATTTAACCCCAACTGAGTACACTCTACTGGACGGGGCTTTGAGAAACACCCCACCCTCACAGTCCTCTCCAGAGAACCAGGGTCCCAACAGCCATGAGGAACAGACAGTCGAGCAAACGTCCCCCGATTCACGGCCCAACAGCGCCGGCCACACTCCTTACTGTTTGTCTCCGGATGATGTGTGGTGCAACCGAGCAACTCAACTTAGCCGGCTTCAAGACCGGATGAATGACCCCGATGTAGCCGATCCAGTTTTATGCCAAAAAAGGGAGGAGCAACTTCCCCAGTCCCCAGAAAACCCCACAAAAACGAAAGACAAGCATCTAAGCTTCCTTCCTTTGGGCACATTTAAAGAGGGATCTTCAGATCCTTCTCCTTCCATGGCCACCACAACCACTACACATTCGATGCCGGCCGAGGTGAGCTCACCTCAATCCACAGAAGTGGATGAATCTCTGTCCATGTCATTCGAGCAGGGAGCAAGCACTGTCAGCCAGAGAGAAGGAGATGACAGTGTTCATCACTCAAATGGAGGCCACCTTTCAGGGTTGTCCTTACCGGTGAAGAAGCCACCACGGTCTTTAGGGCAGACCCCTGAGATGGGGCGACCTCCTGCACCTAACACACTCCTTTTAGAGGGTTCCTCTCACGATGTTGACTTGTGTTTGGTTTCTCCGTGCGAGTTTAAGCACTTCAAGCATCCCGAGTCAGGTGCCGGCGAGGCCTCCAAAGGAAGCCCCGCTCCACACCAACACTCCATCAACAACAAGAGCAAGAAGGACAATTCACAGAGTGAATCAAATGCTCCTGTCTGCACTGAAGACTGCCCATCCACCACAGCTGATGGAGCTCTGGACTCGGATGAGGAGGAGTCGTGTAGTGAGGCGTCTAACTCTCCCCACGACCTCCACAACAGTCAGGGTCTGCCTGCAGACCCCCTTCCTGCCCCACTCAGAGACAGTCCACCCTTACCTCCAAATCCCGACGCCTCCATGCCAGTTCCTCAGTCTGACCTCAATGTTCAAGGGAAGAAATCAAAAGCCACTGGGACACGGGGCAAGAAACTGCAGGGG GTTATTGATGGACCCCAGAAATTAGGCTCAGGAAAAAGCAGGACCGTGAGTGGAGTGACAAAGGGAAACGCCTCTTCAGCTCGGACAGCACCGGCAAAAGCTTCAGCTGGTTCAG CCTCAAAGCCCAACTCCAGTGGAGACGTCAGTGTGTATGTGGATCTGGCCTATATTCCCTCCGGAGCCTCCGCCCCAACAGTCACTGTGGACTTCTTCAGGTGTGTTCGCTCTTCCTGCTACATCGTCAGTGGAAACAGTCCTGAGCGAGAGGAGCTAATGAGGCAGACGCTGGACGCTCTACTGGACGGCAAGTCTTCATGGCTTGATGCTGTGCAG GTGACGCTGATACCAACCTTTGAGTCGGCGTCGATGCAGGAGTGGTACCAGCACACCTTGGACAGACAGCGGGAGCTGAACGTCACAGTTCTGGGATCCAACAGCACCGTCGCCATGCAGGATGAGACCTTCCCCGCCTGCAAGATAGAGTTCTGA
- the LOC101163042 gene encoding growth arrest and DNA damage-inducible protein GADD45 beta isoform X1 gives MPPPPAVLLKTCCNRTLCVCERDVCNLPTTFNAKPAGKDGEKVQTTRLLLRFYAPEIPLGFEDSTSGRNCDSLENRMQSVSLALEELLVSSQEQNCLTVGIYESAKFLNVDPDSVVLCVLAADHEEDVALQIHFTLLQSFCCNSGITILQVSGIQRLHQLLGAADVNKDQDERKDLHCLLVTNPQANHCRLQEVGAYCQESLRPDQWVPTLILQER, from the exons atGCCTCCGCCCCCGGCTGTCCTTTTAAAAACGTGTTGCAACCggactctgtgtgtgtgtgagagagacgTCTGCAATTTGCCAACAACATTCAATGCAAAACCTGCAGGCAAAGACGGTGAAAAAGTTCAAACTACCAGGCTGCTGTTGCGCTTTTACGCGCCGGAAATACCTTTAGGATTTGAAGACTCGACTTCTGGCAGAAACTGTGACTCTTTGGAGAACAG GATGCAGTCTGTGAGCCTGGCCCTGGAGGAGCTGCTGGTGTCATCTCAGGAGCAAAACTGCCTGACTGTTGGCATCTATGAATCTGCGAAATTTCTCAATGT gGATCCAGACAGTGTGGTTCTGTGCGTCCTTGCAGCCGACCATGAAGAGGATGTGGCGCTGCAGATCCACTTCACCCTGCTGCAGTCCTTCTGCTGCAACAGTGGTATCACCATCCTGCAGGTCTCAGGGATTCAGCGGCTCCATCAGCTTCTTGGAGCTGCAGATGTCAATAAAGAccaagacgagagaaaagaccTCCATTGCTTGCTGGTCACG aACCCTCAGGCGAACCACTGCAGGCTGCAGGAAGTGGGCGCATACTGTCAGGAGAGTCTACGTCCTGATCAGTGGGTTCCTACACTGATCCTGCAGGAACGCTGA
- the LOC101163042 gene encoding growth arrest and DNA damage-inducible protein GADD45 beta isoform X2 yields the protein MQSVSLALEELLVSSQEQNCLTVGIYESAKFLNVDPDSVVLCVLAADHEEDVALQIHFTLLQSFCCNSGITILQVSGIQRLHQLLGAADVNKDQDERKDLHCLLVTNPQANHCRLQEVGAYCQESLRPDQWVPTLILQER from the exons ATGCAGTCTGTGAGCCTGGCCCTGGAGGAGCTGCTGGTGTCATCTCAGGAGCAAAACTGCCTGACTGTTGGCATCTATGAATCTGCGAAATTTCTCAATGT gGATCCAGACAGTGTGGTTCTGTGCGTCCTTGCAGCCGACCATGAAGAGGATGTGGCGCTGCAGATCCACTTCACCCTGCTGCAGTCCTTCTGCTGCAACAGTGGTATCACCATCCTGCAGGTCTCAGGGATTCAGCGGCTCCATCAGCTTCTTGGAGCTGCAGATGTCAATAAAGAccaagacgagagaaaagaccTCCATTGCTTGCTGGTCACG aACCCTCAGGCGAACCACTGCAGGCTGCAGGAAGTGGGCGCATACTGTCAGGAGAGTCTACGTCCTGATCAGTGGGTTCCTACACTGATCCTGCAGGAACGCTGA
- the LOC100533501 gene encoding cocaine- and amphetamine-regulated transcript ch22 precursor — MVSARTLLLVVTCSCTYLWLSRAEDSSLETRSLDFTLKAQQEKDLIDALQGVLEKLRNKEMPLEKKLGWLPSCDAGEPCAVRKGARIGTLCGCPRGTSCNFYVLKCL, encoded by the exons ATGGTCAGCGCGCGGACTCTCCTCCTCGTGGTCACTTGCAGCTGCACCTACCTTTGGCTTTCCCGAGCCGAGGACTCTTCCTTGGAAACGCGCTCTCTGGATTTTACTCTGAAAGCTCAGCAAGAAAAGGATCTG ATCGACGCCTTGCAAGGAGTTTTAGAAAAGctgagaaacaaagaaatgccATTGGAGAAGAAGCTCGGATGGTTGCCTTCA TGTGACGCAGGAGAGCCGTGCGCAGTGCGTAAAGGTGCGCGCATCGGAACACTGTGCGGCTGTCCTCGAGGGACTTCATGTAACTTCTACGTTCTCAAATGTTTATAG